The nucleotide sequence TCTTCCAGTCCGGACTCGTTGGTATATGGAACAAATCTTCCCCTACTGACCTTCGTAACAATTGACCGTACAGTTTCGACATTCCTTCATGGAAAGCAGAACGAACAAACAAAGAAGAAATGGTTTCATTAGAGATGATAAATTCATTCACTTTTACGTGTACAAAGTTTTTAATATGTGCCTCTTCCATCACTTCTACTACGGTATGTACATTAGGTGCGAAAGACTCAATTGCTGATGCAATTAGCAAAGTTCTGCCATCATTTAACTGGCCATCTGTTATTTTATCGTCAGCAAAAATAAGTACGGCTTTCGCTTGTTTGATATTTGCTTTCTCTAAAACTTCTGTCTCAGAAGCATGCCCTTTCAAAAAGTGTACGTTCTCTTCTAATAGCGGTGCTTTATCTAGATTATCGATGATTAAAATTTCTGCAGATGGCATCGTTTTCACAATCTCATTAACTGCAAACTTAGCCTTTTGCGACCAACCTATGATGATGTAATGATCTTTTTCCTTAAACACGATTTTTCCTTCCTCCCTTTTGATTCGAAAGCTCG is from Radiobacillus kanasensis and encodes:
- a CDS encoding potassium channel family protein; the encoded protein is MLVIRRLMRKVVKVQNSFLFIGSIAMILFASYLVVAVEKETFPTFFDALWWVMTTVTTVGYGDYFPVSVEGRLIALFLYIFGIGLIGIVIGKVVDSFSSFRIKREEGKIVFKEKDHYIIIGWSQKAKFAVNEIVKTMPSAEILIIDNLDKAPLLEENVHFLKGHASETEVLEKANIKQAKAVLIFADDKITDGQLNDGRTLLIASAIESFAPNVHTVVEVMEEAHIKNFVHVKVNEFIISNETISSLFVRSAFHEGMSKLYGQLLRRSVGEDLFHIPTSPDWKTYKDAFNALLEAGATLVADRDDLSINRSLHKEIPADAKLFAICDESTYQKLIQKIS